A single region of the Lepus europaeus isolate LE1 chromosome 1, mLepTim1.pri, whole genome shotgun sequence genome encodes:
- the DHRS9 gene encoding dehydrogenase/reductase SDR family member 9, which translates to MLIWVLALLLLCGFLWNYKGQLKIADITNKYIFITGCDSGFGNLAARTFDEKGFHVIAACLTESGSTALKAKTSERLHTVILDITDAESVKRTAQWVKNQVGEKGLWGLINNAGVLGMLAPSDWLTVEDYREPFEVNLFGLISVTLNMLPLVKKAHGRIVNVSSVGGRISISGGGYSPSKYAVEAFNDSLRRDMKAFGVHVSCIEPGMFKTQLSDSSKITERQLAIWKHLSPDIKQQYGESYIEKRMVKLKSTSAFSNLDLSLVIQCMEHALTSLSPKTHYAAGKDAKIFWIPLSYMPAVLQDFLLLKRSTKLANPKAV; encoded by the exons ATGCTCATTTGGGTGTTAGCTCTCCTGCTCCTCTGTGGCTTTCTGTGGAATTACAAAGGACAACTAAAGATTGCAGACATCACCAATAAGTACATTTTCATCACTGGGTGTGATTCAGGCTTTGGAAATTTGGCAGCCAGAACTTTTGATGAAAAAGGATTTCATGTAATTGCTGCCTGTCTGACTGAATCAGGATCAACAGCTTTAAAGGCAAAAACCTCAGAGAGACTTCACACCGTGATTCTGGATATAACTGATGCAGAGAGCGTCAAAAGGACTGCCCAGTGGGTGAAGAACCAAGTTGGGGAAAAAG GTCTTTGGGGTCTGATCAATAACGCTGGTGTCCTTGGGATGCTGGCTCCCAGCGACTGGCTGACAGTGGAGGACTACAGAGAACCTTTTGAAGTGAACCTGTTTGGGCTCATCAGTGTGACATTAAATATGCTTCCCTTGGTCAAAAAAGCTCATGGGAGGATTGTCAATGTCTCCAGCGTTGGGGGTCGGATTTCAATTTCTGGTGGGGGCTATAGTCCCTCCAAATATGCAGTGGAAGCCTTCAACGACAGCTTAAG ACGGGACATGAAAGCTTTTGGTGTGCATGTCTCATGCATCGAACCAGGAATGTTCAAAACCCAATTGTCAGACTCATCCAAGATAACTGAAAGACAACTCGCCATTTGGAAGCATCTCTCTCCAGACATCAAACAACAGTATGGAGAAAGTTATATTGAAAAAC GTATGGTCAAACTGAAATCCACTTCAGCATTTAGTAATCTGGACCTCTCCTTGGTGATACAGTGCATGGAGCATGCTCTGACAAGTCTCTCCCCTAAGACTCACTATGCTGCTGGAAAAGATGCCAAGATTTTCTGGATCCCTCTGTCTTACATGCCGGCAGTTTTGCAAGACTTTTTATTGCTGAAACGGAGTACAAAGCTGGCTAATCCCAAGGCAGTGTGA